The Mustelus asterias unplaced genomic scaffold, sMusAst1.hap1.1 HAP1_SCAFFOLD_3425, whole genome shotgun sequence nucleotide sequence agaaaagagatttactagcattttcacttcaagtttctaggtgtccagatcaccaataaactgtcctggtcactccatgccgacactataattaagaaagcccaccaacgcctctactttctcagaagactcaataaatttggcatgtcctatgattctatgaaattaactAACTTGCGATCTGATTCGACTATTTTCTGCCTTAACCATCTCCGCAACTGGGGAGAGCAGCTTGGGTTCAACTAACCTGTTGGGAATTTTTATGCTCATAACTGATGTTTACAGGTTAGATTTGCTGAAAACAATTCTTCAAGATTTTACGTTGACTACTAATGTCTGGGTTACCtaaaggaaaccggagtactccggcgctatcgttaagaaagcccaccaatgcctctactttctcaggaggctaaggaaattcagcttgCCCACTacaactcaccaacttttacagatgcaccatagaaagtatcccttctggatgtatcacagcttggcctggctcctgctctgtccaagaccgccagaaactacaaagggtcatgaacgaagcccagtccatcactcaaaccagcctcccatctactgaCTCAATCttcactttccgctgcctcggaaaagtagccagcataatcaaggatcccacgcaccccggacatactcacttccgtcaggaaaaagatacaaaagtctgaggtcacgtaccaaccgactcaagaacagcttcttccctgctgctgtcagactttggaatgaaCCTACCccgcgcattaagttgatctttctctacaccctagcaatactgacactacattctgcactctctgctttccttctcgatgaacggtatgttttgtctgtgtagcgcgcaagaaatacttTTCATTAAATACTAATacacgtaacaataataaatcaagtcaagatTCTAAATCATTCTATCAacagtggctgtgccttcagctgccaagatcCTAAGCTCTGGCATTTCCTCTATAAGCCttccagagagtgagagagtaagaGAGGGGTTGGGAAGGccagagatggagagggggggcgcagagagagagggggagagaaagagagagaatactGACCAGACTGCTGTGCTCGAGTTGCCGGAGTCGGCAGCACTGCGTCTTGTCCGTTCCGTAACCGGTTACCCACTGCCCCAGCCCCTGTTCCGGGTGCGAGGACTCGTGTTGCCGAACTGCGCGTCTGCACCACACGCTCTTCCCGTTCGTGCTCCCTGCGCTCGCGCTCACTCTCCTCTGGAGTCCTCCCTGCACCCTGCAAACATCAGGAACAAAGGTCACTGACCTCACACTGAACAAAATGGCTATTTACTTGTGGGGGGTCGAGGTGGAATgaaggaaataagaatctacagtgcggaaggaggccattcggcccatcgagactgcaccgaccacaatcccacccaggccctattcccgtaaccccacattatttaccctcccaatccccctgatactaaggtgcaatttaacatggccaatcaacctaacccgcacatctttggactgtggaaggaaactggagcacccggaggaaacccacacagacatgggtagaacgtgcaaactccacacagacagtgacccgaggccggaattgaacccaggcccctggcgctgtgaggcaacagtgctaaccactgtgccacccaaagtatCAGAAATGGTGCGGACTTCAAAAAAATGCATATGCCAATTGTTACGGACAGCAATAGTCAGGTACCAGGACAATTGGCGAATGGGTTTCAAAAATCAGTTAGAACTCTTCAATCAAGAAGCTAAGCAAACTGACTTGCCCAAACCCACTGACTGTTCCTCTCTTCCGTACGCTGACTGTCCAGTTATGCCATTTAGAACCCTTTCTTTTCAGGcatccatctttggactgctctCTGTTGATCCTCAATAATTAACCCCCTTGCTATTTTGCTCATCTATTCCAAAAGTGAAACACAATATCGTGGCAGCCCCTTTTCCACGCCTGCAAGGCATCCCTCCAGCACCTCACACGGGAGGTGGAATGGGAGAAGAATGGGAGCTCAACTCTGCAATGCTTCAAGTTTATTTATACGTGTCACAAATGAGGCTtactacattcacactgcaatgaagttactgtgaaaatccccgagtcgccacactccggcgcctgttcgggtacactgggggagaagttagcacggccaatgcacccaaccagcacgtcttttggactgtgggaggaaaccggagcacccggaggaaacccacgcagacatggggagaacgtgcagactccgcacagtcacccaagccgggaattgaacccgggtccctggcattgtgaggcagcagtgctaaccactgtgccaccctattcttTAGGTAGTCTCCAATGGGATGTGCTGAACTGCTCCCTGGTACCAAGCACATAACACTAGCCACATGTATAGctttaagtacagtaagaagtttaacaacaccaagttaaagtccaacaggtttatttggtagcaaaagccacacaagctttcggagctctaagccccttcttcaggtgagtgggaattctgttcacaaacagagcatataaagacacagactcaatttacatgaataatggttggaatgcgaatacttacaactaatcaagtctttaagaaacaaaacaatgtgagtggagaatttaaatttaaattgtcttgtctggagacaatacacatctttttaacctgtcttgatgctctctccactcacattgttttgtttcttaaagacttgattagttgtaagtattcgcattccaaccattattcatgtaaattgagttcgtgtctttatatgctctgtttgtgaacagaattcccactcacctgaagaaggggcttagagctccgaaagcttgtgtggcttttgctaccaaataaacctgttggactttaacctggtgttgttaaacttcttactgtgtttaccccagtccaacgccggcatctccacatcatggctttaagTAGCCAGGGAGGGTGCTCGCGCAcgcacgagtgtgtgtgtgcgcgcaagaCAACAGGGAGAGGTGGTGGCttactggtattgtcactggaccagtaatccagagacccggggtaatgctctggggacctggattcaaatctcaccacggcagatggtgaaatttaaattcaattagttaaTAAAACAAGTGGTAAATAAaactagtctcaataatggtgaccatgaaacttccATCAATTttggcagcacggcagcacagctgcttcacagctccaggggcctgggtttgattcccagcctcgggtcactgtctgtgtggagtttgcacattctcctcgtgtctgcgtgggtttcctccgggtgctccggtttcctcccacagtccaaagatgtgtgggttcggttgattggccatgctaaaaattgccctcaagtgtcctgggatgcgtaggttagagggattagtgggtaaatatgtagggatatgggggtagggcctgggtgggattgtggtcggtgcagacccgatgggccgaatggcctctctctgtgctgtagggtttctaagattctaactccagcaagagagaatttgGGACATTTCAATGGGAAATACTAGTAAGGGCAAATTAAACGCAGGCGCTGTTAAAGAATAGGGGAAAGCTAAATGTTCAGGGCTATGCTGTAGGGGGTGCTGCTGACGTGAGATGCATAGGTTCTCACCACTGGAAAGAAAAACCATTTGACAATAAGGCACCACAAGGCGAATCAGCGAAGCCTGTGCATCGGGAGAAGCAGAGCTGAAGAATTTCATGCTGCAATTACTCAGAGGCATGTGACTTCCCAGCGTAACTAAAAATAAACAAGGCAAATTGGTGGCCGCTGACTAACATACAAGCTCCTCTTCACTGGAGGCTTGGCTCCTTTTAGACCTCAATGACTGGGCCCCCAGGTAGAAAGATGGACCATAATGTAAACCACACAGagatatcaccccccccccctatttAAACATTTTGTGCTGCTTTTCAACTAAGAATGACAGCATTTTTCAGTTGTTGATCTGGATGGCAGCATCTCAAAATAGAATTCTGTTGAAGAAATACTTGCTTTTATAGAGTGCTTTTAACATCCATgggacatagaatagaatccccccccccagtgtcgaaggaggccattcggtccatcgagactgcacccaacaacaatcccacccaggtcctagccctgtgaccccacgtatttgccctgcactagtccccctgacactaaggggcaattttacctttgccaatcaacctaacccgcacatctttggactgtgggaggaaaccggagcacccggaggaaagccatgcagacacggggagaacgtgcaaactctgcacagtgaccgaggctggaattgaatccaggtccaagttttaaagtttaagtttctttactagtgccacaagtaggcttatatgaacactgcaatgaagttactgtgaaaatcccctagttgccacactccggcgcctgttcgggtacactgagggagaatttagcacggccaatgcaccctaaccagcacgtctttcggactgtggaaggaaactggagcacccggaggaaacccacgcagacacagggagaacatgcaaattctgcagtgacccatgccgagaatcgaacctgggttcctggcgctatgaggcagccccACCGTGCCGCTCGCTAATTTGAAAAGATGGCACCTCAGACAATCCAGCACACACAGTACCGTGCTGCATTGGGGGCCTACATTTTGCACTCCCAGGTCCCCGAAATAGGGCTTTAACCCATAACCTGGCTCGGAGGCAATAGTGCAGCCAGAGCCACAAGGGTAAGCATAGAGGCTCTTGAAGGTTGCCAATAGGTACAGTGTACGTTCTTGCTTGGTATTCCCTACGGGGGTTCCTGTGGCTCAAAAACTAACCGTGTTTGCACATGAAACGCTCCAAGGCGTCCTGGAAAAGGTGAcgcaaagggcagcacggtggcacagtggttagcactgctgcctcagtgccagggacctgggttcgattcccggcttgggtcactgtgcacattctccccgtgtctgcgtgggtttcctccgggtgctccagtttcctcccacagtccgaaagacgtgctggttagggtgcattaaccatgctaaattctccgtgtacccgaacaggcgccggagtgtggagagtaggggattttcacagtaacttcattgtagtgttaatataagcctacttgtgagtaattAAGAAATAAACTTGAAGGCATACTTTTCTTGCGGTTAAAATCCAAGGAAAACATTTCAGAAGGGGGGTGGAaaagagaggaggaaagaaacaTTTCCAGCACCAAATGTAGATGTTTAACACTTACAAACTTTAGCATGTTCCAATCAAAGACGTAGTCATACGAGAAGCCCTGTCGGTGGAATAAGTTCCTGAAAAGCTGGCGCAGGTACGAGTAATCAGGCTTGTCATCAAAACGTAAGGAGCGACAGAAGTTCAGGTAGGTAGAAAACTCAgctaaaaaaaaaagggagggaaattttttttaaattaggatCACGGAAACAGACCGATCACCCCGAGGTATACCGCGAAGACCAGAGTGATATATGATAAGAGGATCTGAAGTGATCAGCAATAGTGGATTGGGCAGGATAGGTTGGGGGCAGAGAGGAGGAAAAAGAAAAGCACACACCTCGGCTACAACCAGCAAAATTCTCAGCCACAATCGTACGTCAGCGGAAACACCCGAATGTTGAACCGAAAAGGGAGGGGAAACTGTGCAAGGCTTGAGCGGAGTGTAAACCGAAGGGACTCAAAAAGGACCGGCAAGTACAATCAGTCCGGTATTGCACAGCAGGGGTGCTAACTTGCAAGGTGGGGGGATAGAAAATGGGACAGCAAAGAAAGCAGGATAGCTTCAGATTCTTCGCAAGAAACCACAGCTTAATTCACCATAAATCCTGGGTAAGCCAATGCAATCTTTTACAAGACTTTCGACCCCCATTTCAATCTATATTAAACGGAATACAATTGGGCAAAGACGCTTAAATAATCTGTAAACTTTATGACAGCTATAGGAGCACATGTTAAAACCGCAAAGAGGTTAAAATTTACCTATACGCGTTACAAACAGTACTTACCAGGAAACCGCCCCCTAAAAATGCAATGTGAAGttgatatatattttaaattgaGTAATTTAGAGACTTGCCCTACAGAATCATAGCCTGCAATCTTATCCGAACAGTCGACTTTGCTAGATATTGAGGGAAAAACAAAAATCGCAATAGCAGGAAATGCATATTTATAATATTGTTTCAACCTATAGCAGCCCAATGTATTTAgataggtcatagaatccctacagtgaagccCCCATGTGTCATTAGGCAAGTAGGAAAAAAAGCCACTGACCAGAAagatacatcatagaatcccacagggcaggaagcggccatttggcccatcgagtctggactgactgcaatcccacccaggccctatccccgtaaccccacatatttaccctgttaatctcgacactagggtcaatttagcatggccaatcaaccaaaccagcatgtctttggactgtgggaggaaaccggagcacccggaggaaacccacgcagacatggggagaaggtacaaactccacacagacagtgacccgaggctggaattgaacccctggtgctgtgaggtagcggtgctaaccactgtgccaccccagtcaaGGGCTGCAGCCAGCTCAGCAACAGTTCTGGCAGGTTAGTGATCGGGACTGGGAATTATATGTAGCTTAACTGTACAATCCCAAGGCAGAACGAGTTCCATTTCGCACTGCTGGTGTTGACACTACATCACATCACCTCGTGCCCAGCAGCACGACGTCAAGTTAAAAATAACCCGACTTCCTCTCAGCACGTTTTCACGTCAATTCGATCAACAGGCAGCCAGACCTGGCAACACGGTAAACTGTGCCAGCGTGGGGCCACCTTTCGAGCAGCTCAGCTTGCTACCAAAAACCCAAATGGTTTACTTCTGGTTCAGTCACAAGACAATAATAGAACAACCTGACAGGAGGCACGATTTGGAGGGGGTGCGGtaacactggagtttagaaggattgggggaggaggggtggtatTGATCTCaaatgaaacttacagaatactgaaaggcctggatagaatgcacgtggggaagatgtttccccaaggaggagagactaggatccgagggtacAGCCTCAGAGACAACTCTTGAGAACCGAgaggagaatttcttcagccagagagcggcgaatctgtggaattcattgccacagaaggctgtggaggccaggtcattgagtgtatttaaggacagagatagataggttcttgatcaataaggggatcaagggttatggggagaaggcaggagaatggggatgagaatcatatcagccatggtggagcagaatcgatgggctgaatggcctaattcagtTCCTATATTTTATGTTCCAGGACATGGCTGGGGTTGACTGTGGTGCTTCTCATGATTGACAAGCCTAGCCTGCCCAATGAAGCATAACTACTTGGGCATGTGGCATTGGAAGACAGAAACACCCAGAGTGTCATGCCAGGagcagtggagggagggggggaaactaACCCACGTAGATCTGAAACCCCGGCTGCTGCTCCGACATTACCAAACAGTAGCAATCTCTTttagaggaggaactggaggcacTCACACGGATAGCTCTTGCACAATACTTCGATTGGCGTCGACATCTTTTTCTCACTGATGCGCTCGTACTTCTGCCGTTTTGTGGCCGCTTTGAGTCCCTGCCATGGCAACGAGCCCAAGTTAAAATACATCAGGACGTAACCCAGTGACTCCAGGTCATCACGGCGACTTTGTTCTgtggagattttttttatttaaaaagtcAGGAGCTAAGATTCACTTGGAATAACTAGCAGTGGTATTACGGGATTGATCACCTCTTAAAATCCACTACCCCgaaatgagagagaaaaaaaagcagcCCTCAATTCCCCACATCATACATTCCTACAGTACTTTACCCTTGCGTTTAAGGAATAAATCTTTGAACAAGGCCAGTCAGTCAATCTGGGCTTGCCGCTTCCTCAGTCCATGCGTGCCAACATCAGTGGTCGACTCCTTCTCTTTCCCACCCAAGAAAGCAATTTTCTCCTGCTAACTTTCCCTATTCATTAATATTCTTGGAGCACCtcaaacacctcccccccccccccccagccttgcgcGCCAGGACGGACATTGGTCACATGCTCACCGATGCCCAGATGAGTGTTGATGGAGGCATACCGAGCCGTGCCAGTCAGATTCTTGTTTTCCCGGTACGGGATGTGTTGGTGAGTCCGTGCGTCACGGTACTTCTTGGCCAGGCCAAAGTCAATGATGTAAACCAGGTTCCCCTTCTTGCCCAGGCCCATGAGGAAGTTGTCCGGCTTAACGTCGCGGTGGATGAAGTTTTTGGAATGAATGTACTCAATTCGACTGATCTGGGGAAATATAATTGAGCCAAGAGTGCAAGGGATTACAAATCGGGGATTCAGTAATCTGCTCCTGAAGGTTTATACATTTGCCTACAAGGATTCATCGGCCTGACCCTCACATTGGTTCGCTTCTTGTAACAGGCTTCCTTTTAAAAGTTATCACAACAGTCCTgactcatcatagaaaccctacagtgcaaaaggagaccgttcagcccatcgagcctgcaccgatgacaagagcatcctacctaggccctatccccgtaaccccacaaatccccctatcctacacatcttgggaatctaaaggggcaatttagcatgaaccaatccactcaacctgcacgtctttggacaccaaagggcaatgtaccatggccagtccacctaacctgtacatctttggatgccACTTTTACCAATGTTCCAAGTACTAAAAAGCTCTAGCGCTTGCTGCAAGTGGACACGCTTCCTCATTACTGGCTCTGCTTGGGCACTTGGAAACCAAGATGCAATTGTCACTCAAGTTTCAGAATGGTTCTCATTTAGCTCAAATGGGAGGGTTTTAGGTTATTAGCACAAGAAAGGAGACGGCAAGAATAGTCTCAGCACCTTGCACGCCTAGTGTCAACAACTTTGCAGTTAGGAGTGCGCAAGCA carries:
- the LOC144490555 gene encoding casein kinase I; protein product: MMQGGVGIPSIKWCGAEGDYNVMVMELLGPSLEDLFNFCSRKFSLKTVLLLADQMISRIEYIHSKNFIHRDVKPDNFLMGLGKKGNLVYIIDFGLAKKYRDARTHQHIPYRENKNLTGTARYASINTHLGIEQSRRDDLESLGYVLMYFNLGSLPWQGLKAATKRQKYERISEKKMSTPIEVLCKSYPSEFSTYLNFCRSLRFDDKPDYSYLRQLFRNLFHRQGFSYDYVFDWNMLKFGAGRTPEESERERREHEREERVVQTRSSATRVLAPGTGAGAVGNRLRNGQDAVLPTPATRAQQS